The nucleotide sequence TTGAGGCGTTGGCTCTGTCGAGCGAGGGTGACAACGGTGCTGATTGGTTGAACGAGGTTATAACGGTGTGCCCAGAGGATTTTCAAATAGTTGCGGAGGCCATCCAACGCTGTTTTGGAAACCACGATGTTGTTTATAAGCTCGTTGATCTTTATCTTATGGTAAGACATCAATCACCTCAcgtttgtcttcttcttcttctgttaaTGCTATGTCTTTCTTTGTCCTTTGCAAACGGCAAGTGTCAAATTAGCCACCTAATTAGAACTTAGTGGAACGTGAACATTAGCTAGGTTAAGTTTGTATGTGTTATGCCGTTTTGTTTAAAACTATATAGTGAATTGTATTGTCCGAATCGgagttttttagttttgttagGTAAACTAAAGAATTCTGTAGTTGATATAGCTTCTTCTGTGTATCCATATAAAAAATGCTACATTTCACAGAGATACAGTGGAAAGATTACAGAGGATGAGAAAACTCAAATATGCAGTTCAATTGACTGCAGCAAGCTCTCACCACAACTCCTTCTTGAGGCAGTCCAAAACCCCATAATGCCCCTTCGGTTCATAGTCCGAGCCATGTTGATTGAGCAGCTCAAAACTCGCCGCACCATTTTCTCCGCAGCAGCAGCAGTAACTGATCATACCCAAATCCAACCTCATCACCGCGACCATGATGGTCATCATCACCGTGACAATAGCAAACAAATAGAGCCCGTCGCAGTCAACACTCTAGGCTCGCTCCTTCAACGTGACACAGTCCACCGCCAATCTGCGCATCTCAAGGCCACAATGGCGGCCACAAGCTCGCGGATACAAAGTTTGGAGGAAGAACTTAATGGCATGAAGATGTTGCTGCACGAGTGTCATGAGAAACAGGAAACAAACATATTAATGGACTCGGGGCGTAGGTCTTCGAGCTTCCATTTTGGCACTAGTGAGAACAATAAGATTGTAAAGGGTGACAAAGCATCTGCTTCTTCGGCTAGTTTTCGGATTATCACTAGTAAAGAATCGGCCGAGACAACTGGAGGGACTTCTAATTGGTCTTCTTCTTGCAAGGGGACTCCGAGATCGACCAAGAAAATTAGTGAGAGGTTGATAATTGGATTGAAGAAGGCGTTTAGGGTTTCGGGTTCGGCTAAAAAGCTCGTCAAGGAGAACAATGTCTATGGGGATACTGGACGTGGATTCGAAGACGGCATCGCTAAAGATGTTATGGTGATCAAGTAgggttttaggttttgattatATCTCATATTTCGTAGCTAGCTGATCATCATGAGACCACTTTTCCAGTGCAGATTTTATTGAGGAAAAAGAAGCAGTTTTATGATTCAATATTTCAATATCTTGTAGATGTAGAGGACTGGTTATGTTATCCAATTAATGCCGACATCATTTTTGGTGTTTGTAAAATCCGTGGAATTCTGGAATGGAGAGAATGTTGCAATTTACAAACGACTTTTTTACTGACTAGGCGATTTTGTGACCAAAATTACGTGGAGGGTGATGGTTAGATATTTTCTttaatagtttagttaaaaatctaattatcaAGCGCCACATAATGTAGTCCACAAAAATGATCTTCCTAGTATTTTCCTTTGTAGAAAGGCACACTTACCGAGTACACCCACCACATCAAAATTATCCTTGTATGACACACTTAATCGCCTTGGCCCAAAAAAAAGTGCTCCACCGGTCCAAAATTGGAAGGCAATTGGGCCAAAGGCCCTTTCTCCTGCCTTGCCTATTCATGCATGGGCTTGCACTTGCGGGCTTTTCTTGCTGACATCGGCACTGAGCTTGGGCTCCACCACGTGCAACCCACCAAGAACAAGATAAAAAGCCCTCAGCAGTTGGATTTCCAacgttaaaaaaattaaaaattttaagttgtgCTGTGTGGCACAATTTGGTGTAtatgatttaatttattttagaaaTCAACGGTCATGAttaacccaaaagaaaaaaattaccaaaaaacacaaattttttaAGGAACACACTTaaacaatttaattattattatttttattaattatgctTGTTTATAATGCTATGTTTgctttgtatttaaaattaaattatcagAGTTAAATAGGGAGTTTTATTTCAAAGAACAAATTTACTTAGTACACAATTACAAggcatacaaattaaaaaaagaaaaaaaattgaataataatCGTCATTGCCCTTCCTCTTCTTAAACTGATGTTGCACAATGACAATTAATGTTTAAAGTGAATACTAAAGACAATTTCACTGCCCTTACCCTTGCCTTACCTTTACCCTCTTAAAACAGGTGGAGTTACTCTAACAGCGCACATAATGCATGCCATAAATACTCTTGTCGTAAAATGCTCATATCATTTATGGCATGCATTTAGGGGTAGGCATAAAAACCGTGGAACTACCAAACCGAATCAAACCACTacaaaataaatcataaaaaattgtgttaacaaaaaaaatgtcaacGTAGGTTTAAGAACCGGACCAAACCATTCATACCGGTTCTGGTTCCAGTTTTCATGTTAGTAGAACCACTTAGAACCGAACCAAACCATGaatacaaataattaattaaatttaatagttGTATACAGGTTTCACCTAGTGCAACTGCATGGGAACATTTTTCAATTTGACATTCATATTtcgatttcatttttttttattttatataaagtGATCTTATAGTGTTTAgttacatcttttttttttttttttttctctttcccttttcctgtggtttttattttttattttttttaatctcttgATAAGTCTCTTTTGGGCTTAAATATTGTATTCATACTAACATTTTTACTACATAGTAGATGTATTTGTATGTGTGGATGTATATATGTTTTTGAATGTTATATGTACATTTGAATTgtgtttccttttttgtttgcttGGTGTCAACAACATTTGCATTTTGATTTAGTATTTGAAcattatattttatttgcaacttctttctttttttatcacataatagactttgttaaattagatgttagattagctacCAGCAGAGTTTGAACGCACGCCGTCATGCAAGGGCTCAACACTTTTCCACCACTGTAGTAAATGGCCACTTGCTGTTTTATTTGTAACTTTGTATAACCATTTTTGAATCATATTTGAATGCAAGCATGCAAAAaacaagaggaaaaaaaaaaaagtaaacttTGAATAACATTTTGATTTGGTATTCAAACGACTTAGTATTCGGAACCGTAAATCGGCATGGACCTAACCGAAACCAGTGTGGACCGAACCGTATGattttagtaataaatttaagcagAACTGCATTGAACCGTTGATATTTCCCGATTCCGATTTCGATTCCATTTTGAGGGTGGAACAACACTGAATTGCACTGTGCCCACCCTTACATGCATTGGCACACCATAAGTAGGATTGTCTTCCCTCCCTTTCCTTCCTCTCTCATTTTCCTCTGTCTTTTTCTCTATAAAGAAGTCAACATAAGATATTGTTATGGCTTAATCGTAGCCGTTCAAATTGGAGGGGCGGAAAGGAAAGAGAATTTAGAAGGGAGAGAATCATTCTCCGACACACCATAAATGATACAAATTTGCAATCACATCACTAAAATAGTGTGCCATAAAATGTAAGATAATACTTAGGTACTCACTAGTGAATACTCTATGTATGCACTTTTTCATTTGgccccaaaaaatgaaaagtcacgtgttccttgttttttaaagcccaagaaaaaaaaaagcatgtccattattttttaaaacaacaaaacatgtgttaaaatatcacaaaattaaaatgaaagtaCTCACACCCAAGTATTATCCTAAAATGTAATATGCTACCTATTTAAGGATgaggatcatctccggatcctcttAAGCTGTGAGGACCCTAAGGATCCTCACATTctatctgttcatcgtacatcgtgcggccagtttcgttaggtactatttgtgtttaattttaaataaaaaaattaataataaattctggctgcacgatgtacgatgaatagaTTGGATGTGAGGATCCCTATAATCCTTAAAAAGAGGGTTcgaatgggatccaaatccctaGTTAAGGCATTAAATGCAAGCCATATTTTCTCTTCCAACTTCATATTAAAATGTTACATTAAACAATCTTTTCAGAACATAACAATTGCATTAAACTCAAGTACAATGAGAATCATAAAAGATGACATGAAAACATATATCAACATTAATCAAGAGTGCAAACTTAGCAAGTTTGTGATAATCTCTAGGaagaacaaaatgaaaactCAAAAATCGAAAGCTTAAAAGATCACCGGTGGAACTTTGCACTACCCCAACTGTTGTCGCTGAATTGCTTTCCACAATCACATAGGTCAAGTCTAAATCAGACACTAACTCTAAACCCACGGACAacacgattccaaataaatgaGTGTTGGGGTACTTTTAGGTCGAGATGGACTTAGGCTTTGAGAACGTCTCTTGTCTCCCTTGGTGCGGATTCGTACCAAGTCCCGGAATATCTCGAAAGAGTTAGCTTGTCTTAGGAAATACCCTGGTAACATCAACGGCTCGAAGATAACATGATTGATTAAGATAATGACTTGCTCAAGTGAAGCGTTATGTGGAAGCTAGAAGATTGTCGGTTTAACATGAAAGAGAAGAGATTTGCATGGTTGTATGATATTCTTGACTGGATAATCTAGGTTATCCTAGTGTGATAGTAAGGTTTCTAATGGCTGGGATCTTTAATGGAAGGTTATGGAAATTACTAAGATTGCATGGATGATGATGTTTGAGGCTTGGATAATGTTTCTGGGCTAGATGGAATTATATGGGCTTATTTCCTGGGTGGTTCTCTTCTATGcgttctctctatctctctgtgTTACCTCTCAATCTTTTGTCCATTGTCTTTAATGGTTTCCCCCTCTCCTTATGTAAGTGAAAGGTTCTTCTTTAGGCTTCAAGGGAATCTCCCTTTGTGGCTTTGTCTTCCCTTCATTTCTCCCTAGCCCTCATATTATTCCCCCATTAGGTGTAAGGTAGCTACACCATTAAGACCTGTAATCTGCTTCTTCCCAAGGTGCGACTTTCCTAGGGTGGCCTTTCGCAGGAGCTACTTCTGGTAGCGCGCCTCATGGATTTCACGCGTTGGTTGTCTGTGCAAACTAGGAATGGAAAGTCAACATTAAATTCCTGACTTGCTGTGTGTAGCATGCATTTAGTGCATAAATCTAGTTTAGTCATAACTAAGAGGGTTATCTTGCTAAGGAAATGGGTAAACTAGGCTAGTTCTTTCTCAATGTTGCTTGCGTGAAATGCAAAGGGTATGGGTTTGGATCCTTGGGCCCTTAAGTAGCCTAAAGTCTTCCATAACCCCAATTCCTTGTAGGCCCAGTAACCTTCCATAACCATCCACACTACAATCTACTTGACAAGCCTCGAATATATAACTTGGGCTTCACATGAATAATGACTAGCATGAGGAAGCATGATGTGATGAATAGGCATGAGCATGGCGCAAATATCTGTCTTAGTCACTGTGGTATAAcatgtttgtaaatatatttCTCATCGATCCCGTGCCTTGGCATGTGTTTAGGCTGGAATATAAGCTTTACATGATAATTGGGCCTTAAGACTTAGTTGGATTGATGTGTGACATTTTTAGGCCCTAACATTAGCCCCTTGATTATTTGGGCTATAAGAATTCTTGAAGGGGCTGAATAATTAACCCCAGGCCTGAGGGATTCCTTTTTTGAATGTGGGCTTCTTGATAAGACTCTTCCTCTTCCCGTGTGGCAACTAATAACTCCCTGCCATTGTGCTCCCTTACTTCCCGTGCATGTCCAGTCATATGGAGAAACTCTAGGTATTCCCCGCCTCCACTTGGTAACCATTACAAATTGCTATTCTCCCTAGGACAAGTATTTAATTTAACCTTGCTTTTTCTCTCAacctttaattttcatttcttcttcaaatctttcataactgattttctttccaaattcaTCTCTACTTTCTATGCTAGGTTGTGCCATCCCATCCGTGATTCTCCTGCTCGTGACAAGGTCTTCCTCGGGTAAGGAAGTATTTCTCTTGacctttttgaatttttcttcttctttcttctttctactttctttgtttgccctGATGATGAAAGTAGGCATGCGTTTCTTCCTTTTGATTATGTATTCCaaagattttagggttttagcaTGGGCGCACAAGGGGTGCGGTTTGTTCATTCAagaaatcaaattcaactcattgGGAGTCCTACTGCTTCGAAATCTTGTGTGTTCGCCTTTTGTGATTTCTTTCTTACTTTTCATGTGTACTGCGTAATTATCATTGAGCCTAGCTTGTTTGCATGTTGGTGCTGCTTGAGTAagattaattgatttattgcaTTGATCTACTTGACATGATTAGCTTGACTGCATATAACCTGTTTTTGCTTAGATATACGTGTATGATACTTTCTCTGGCTAGATCTTTTAGGGCTTTGATAGCATGGCATGTGTAGGGaaagatgcatgtgttttgtgtgataaTATGTAGGGAAAATAGTCTTATGTTAACGTCTTAGAATTTTGCATGAAAGGCTTTGAATTTTATGAACGTACCTTTTTGCTTTCCTAgagtgatgcgaaaatagttaagcacacaaattaaaccctctttttgacaattgtagtaagtatgtaagtagggatctttctggaccggggattaggagggattgttaaccacttggatttgactcaaaaacgtaaaataacaatatgaaacactatactagactcaaggaatgcaaaactaaactttaaaacactaaaacaaaccaaaagactcaaacattacccaaaacactcaaaactgccttaaaatcactttctgggcagttttgagcactttgagtactttggacgaatttatgtaacaaattgaatcataacacttataaacacaaactaaattgatttctaactaatttgacaagaaagtaaagggggatttaggttttgacgaatttaaactaaaagaacagattgtaagtaaaagcaaaatgtaaatgtgaatgtgtgatagaattgaatggaatgaaggctagctaaggggttcatctccatacatgttatacttgcataataaaacgatttccaattgcatttctataaatcattaattctcaacactccaagttaaccgtgatgcactaattaaccttcaaatcttcctaacgttattgaattggatgattgcatacgacaacccaaaacattccccacaagtcccctacatgattgcataatagagatacaagcaagaatcattacgctctatgaaaattataagtgttgacgaggcattcgttactatgattgcatgaaacttatgccaagaattcgtttaacgcgattgtttataagcaacctccactacttgtgaataaaagttcgtaactattaggtgaaactcacttatattctagcgtcatattcatgcatgaaaattaagcgtgcactctcaataagcatacataaatacgttatcaatcaaacagttaaacaaattgaatccacaacttatgaaacgcaattagaagtaatcaaatcaaaatgcaagcataaacatatatttcgaatcccccctagccaagggggggtttagttcctcatacaaaacaaagagaattaaaattaaacattgaaatcaaagaaacacctaaacattccaacaactcaaacttgaattgtatgaacgtttaggccctcttctcttcctctttattgtagcataaggtctaagggatgttgttggtgtgttgaatggattggggaatgattgaaatggaagaggaatggtgtttggattataagggagagatgggaagccacggcaaaggaagtttggtggtgtgtttgtggtgtgttgtgtatgaaatgagatgtcttggtaatgggaatgcaagggcttTTATAGGAGAAATGGAGGTgcaaatggctgtttgtttaagcatgcatgtgctggaatgtggtggaaaacagctaggaaagctggaaagcacaaggatcccacggcattgacagtttttgatgttggaattgcatgtgtgtgggaagctttcttgctcattttctggctgcatgatgaagagttaataaataatgtatgtaggtggctgcaatgatgaagagttagagctggaaatgaaagggaaagctggaaaggggAATGAATtccacggcaaagggtgaatgGTGCTGTTTTGCATGGAATGGTTgctgttttgcatgtgaattttgtttgtgtgaagtgtgtgtgaatgcatgtgggttaaatgattaaagggggtGGAAGATGGCTGAATGATAGATTGAATAATGAGGCTCTAGGGTGGAATAAATGGTGCGGCTGAGATGGGATgatgaatgaatggaatgaagtgtgtatgcacggttttggtgtggagaaaggggtgaatgtgtggctgatttgtggtttaattaatgaaagaataaagggtgcatgtttgaaggattaaagggacatgtggggtgtaatgCATGTGGCTTGTTTGTGGAATGTAGGAGGGGATACACGGGTTAggcttggttgaatgatgatgatgcatgtgattggaGAGGATGGGTGagtgtgcatgtggattaatgaatgaatggtggtgtaatgatgaagtgtgatgactgaaaat is from Pyrus communis chromosome 10, drPyrComm1.1, whole genome shotgun sequence and encodes:
- the LOC137748785 gene encoding BTB/POZ domain-containing protein At3g49900, which produces MRGWKNLGVVETIYEEEDYEFSSASPSLSPALSSPSTPLHSRVESWSRATGQKAEVLIRVQGKCFHLHKDPLTSRSTYLKRQLTEIVSDFTMPLNISAETFTLVAEFCYGAHLVITLFDVAALRTAAELLEMTETDYNGDDNLLHLADTYFRQVVAVNRDYASVVFRSCLSLLPEAETAAFLVSRCIEALALSSEGDNGADWLNEVITVCPEDFQIVAEAIQRCFGNHDVVYKLVDLYLMRYSGKITEDEKTQICSSIDCSKLSPQLLLEAVQNPIMPLRFIVRAMLIEQLKTRRTIFSAAAAVTDHTQIQPHHRDHDGHHHRDNSKQIEPVAVNTLGSLLQRDTVHRQSAHLKATMAATSSRIQSLEEELNGMKMLLHECHEKQETNILMDSGRRSSSFHFGTSENNKIVKGDKASASSASFRIITSKESAETTGGTSNWSSSCKGTPRSTKKISERLIIGLKKAFRVSGSAKKLVKENNVYGDTGRGFEDGIAKDVMVIK